One genomic region from Candidatus Omnitrophota bacterium encodes:
- a CDS encoding 4Fe-4S binding protein encodes MPQKKPTKKLRNKKDDVKYITFQRESDLPPAAISLASTMYNKTGKWRSIRPVIDYQKCISCMICWKFCPDAAIRIVSEKPQIALDYCKGCAICAEECPVKAIELQEEKK; translated from the coding sequence ATGCCGCAAAAGAAGCCTACGAAAAAGCTGCGCAATAAAAAGGATGATGTTAAGTATATAACATTCCAGAGGGAGAGCGATCTGCCGCCTGCGGCTATATCTTTAGCTAGCACCATGTATAATAAAACCGGTAAATGGCGTTCTATAAGGCCGGTGATCGATTACCAGAAATGCATATCATGCATGATATGCTGGAAATTCTGCCCCGATGCCGCTATTAGGATTGTAAGCGAAAAACCGCAAATAGCGCTTGATTACTGTAAGGGCTGCGCTATCTGCGCTGAAGAATGCCCGGTAAAGGCAATCGAATTACAAGAAGAAAAGAAATAA
- a CDS encoding 2-oxoacid:acceptor oxidoreductase family protein, protein MKEIIFYGRGGQGAVIASRLLAVAAFKEGKYVQSFPFFGVERRGAPVTAYTRISDVIIRKRSPITEADYVVILDPTLIESIDTTKGLKAGGSIIINSKSPKGNFIFAKKYNTYTFDAAKIATGHKLGTEAAPIVNTAVLGAFSKFTKEIGLSSLLEAIGENVSVKSRDNQDAAKEAYEKAAQ, encoded by the coding sequence CGTAATAGCCTCGAGACTCCTTGCTGTAGCGGCTTTCAAGGAAGGCAAATACGTGCAATCATTTCCGTTTTTCGGTGTAGAGCGGCGCGGCGCCCCGGTAACAGCTTACACAAGAATAAGTGACGTCATTATAAGAAAAAGATCTCCCATTACAGAAGCAGATTATGTCGTAATACTTGATCCGACTCTTATCGAAAGTATCGATACAACGAAAGGGTTGAAGGCGGGAGGAAGCATTATAATAAACTCAAAATCCCCTAAAGGTAATTTTATATTTGCAAAAAAATACAATACCTACACCTTTGATGCGGCAAAAATAGCCACCGGCCATAAACTTGGTACGGAAGCGGCGCCCATAGTAAATACTGCCGTATTGGGCGCTTTTTCTAAATTTACAAAAGAAATCGGCCTCTCGTCTTTATTGGAAGCTATCGGCGAGAATGTTTCGGTCAAGTCAAGGGACAATCAAGATGCCGCAAAAGAAGCCTACGAAAAAGCTGCGCAATAA